Proteins from a single region of Flavobacterium sp. YJ01:
- a CDS encoding neutral zinc metallopeptidase: MKWQGRRQSDNVEDRRGISGGKAVIGGGIIGIIILLVNVFGGENAQMITPVLEQLQGGQNQQTETAAPLSKEDEEMGNFVRVILADNEDIWSKIFAEHGMTYEKPKLVLFKGSVQTACGGASSASGPFYCPGDRKVYMDLAFFEELKNKFGAKGGDFAIAYVIAHEIGHHIQTLLGTSAKMRQDQQGKSEAQANKLSVALELQADFYAGVWAHYNQENLDSGDIEEALSAANAVGDDAIQSKMQGHVVPDSFTHGSSEQRMYWFNKGFKTGDIKQGTTFEEIR, translated from the coding sequence ATGAAATGGCAAGGCAGAAGACAAAGTGATAATGTAGAAGACCGAAGAGGTATATCTGGCGGAAAAGCCGTTATTGGTGGAGGAATAATCGGTATCATTATCCTTTTGGTAAATGTTTTTGGAGGTGAAAATGCTCAAATGATCACTCCTGTTTTAGAGCAATTGCAAGGTGGACAAAACCAACAGACTGAAACTGCTGCTCCTTTAAGCAAAGAAGATGAAGAAATGGGGAATTTCGTTAGAGTTATTTTGGCAGATAACGAAGATATTTGGAGTAAAATTTTTGCTGAGCACGGCATGACATACGAAAAACCAAAATTGGTACTTTTTAAAGGTTCTGTACAAACTGCTTGTGGTGGTGCATCATCGGCTTCTGGACCATTTTATTGCCCTGGCGATCGTAAAGTATATATGGACTTGGCTTTTTTTGAAGAATTAAAAAATAAATTTGGAGCAAAAGGAGGCGATTTTGCCATTGCTTATGTAATTGCGCATGAAATTGGTCATCACATACAAACTTTATTGGGAACATCTGCAAAAATGCGTCAAGACCAACAAGGAAAAAGCGAAGCTCAAGCAAATAAATTATCTGTTGCATTAGAATTACAAGCAGACTTTTATGCTGGAGTTTGGGCCCATTATAATCAGGAAAACTTAGATTCGGGAGATATTGAAGAAGCATTAAGCGCTGCAAATGCAGTTGGAGACGACGCGATACAAAGCAAAATGCAAGGACATGTAGTTCCTGATTCTTTTACACACGGAAGCTCAGAACAGAGAATGTATTGGTTTAATAAAGGTTTTAAAACTGGAGATATTAAACAAGGAACTACATTTGAAGAAATTAGATAG
- a CDS encoding PAS domain S-box protein, whose product MAVDCSFFKSVISGIFSIGNALEAIMASWQLFSSDIIFYNNPKLIVLGLSLFAFLSLLVYQFFRIKAKIGYFIEKKKEQDTVSKEYQLYILFFGIAVIVIEIINEIFKIRPKSLLILNVSIGIGVLLIYAITDKIKWLRDKIQQIFIFCFFIYMSYVGSNIILLRNDVVPIIVFLISFFFSYNILKPIRIYWIFVGLVFTFLILTVAFQLIPIKSSILLINFCILIFIINQVKYAVLLNNRDNFRFANEIVHKGNSLTIASNQNGEILFCSETITSILGYQPEEVMGIKFWELTQDSEFSTTLNSVKNEEDKIYIRKLKCKNGEFKYIQWKDKKFSEDLIISIGQDVTEQILVQNQYKNLIQTATDIIFEFDTDGNFTFINEFGISILGYSENEIIKKHYSSFIQEQYIKSAADFYSNLVLNETNNSVIEIPIFKKNGKEMWISQKITVRRNEFGQFAGFSGIARDITEKKNIEKEKKRRLKKIEAYNNSTKKLSTTDFSKYDKLNIVINLILKEASTISNANRVSFWKYDSDLITCQNLYSLDNQNLNDKNILNKESYPIYFETLNNKAIINAPDVFNKLETSEFQKLYFTQNNIKSMLDVPIFLTGQLAGVVCFESTEKKREWDNEDINYARTISDVISLAISSQMRLEAERKLEFKSDLLSALSLCTEKFLLSKTTEQMFQETYNIIGRAAKVDHMYYYEKDPIYNTVYQKYKWSREGVAHQITPLRHMTEENLKEIYDAAQQKKIVNTLTRQLNEGFFRTLLINNEIQSILILPLYINDLFTGFIGFDDCFNERKWSEDEINIFQVLANNISSALERNRNESKILESEEKFKLIANNIPGTVYLSKFDAFSTKIFLNDEVLNLTGYSKSEFIENNLSFLSLIHHDDKEEVINNQIDNLQNGMPLHNVYRIKRKTGEYIWIEEFGDVIKRDDEIEFVGGIYFDITNKKEIEDAIKAKQLAEAASKSKSDFLANMSHEIRTPLNGIIGFTHLLMKTDLEEIQEKYMTTINQSAHSLLEIVNDILDFSKIEAGKLELFIDLYDIKKVLAQVFDLIVYESNQKNLSLELNIDTDVPKFIWTDIVRIKQILINLLSNAIKFTTEGSIKLNVSVLEKKKNNYHLIRFAVIDTGIGILEKNQKKIFKAFSQEDSSTTRKFGGTGLGLTISNQLLALMESRLQLESKINEGSTFFFDLNLKTSNQSINDKYNTELKSLNIELDSENIERDGNKITFLIVEDNKVNMLLLKTIIKNLYNNAFIYECENGYEAIQQFEEINPTIIFMDIQMPIMNGYETAKAIRNSPKGRDIPIIAVTAGTEKEERNKCISAGMDDYISKPIMKGIVEEALTKWLG is encoded by the coding sequence ATGGCCGTGGACTGTAGTTTTTTCAAATCGGTAATTTCAGGAATTTTCAGTATTGGAAATGCCTTAGAGGCTATTATGGCAAGTTGGCAACTATTTTCTTCTGACATTATTTTCTACAATAACCCAAAACTTATTGTCTTAGGTTTATCTCTTTTTGCATTTCTTTCACTGCTTGTTTATCAGTTTTTTAGAATAAAGGCTAAAATTGGATATTTTATAGAAAAAAAGAAAGAACAAGATACCGTTAGCAAAGAATATCAGCTTTATATTTTATTTTTTGGAATTGCGGTAATTGTAATCGAGATTATCAATGAAATCTTCAAAATCAGGCCTAAAAGTCTTTTAATTTTAAATGTTTCTATTGGTATTGGCGTACTCCTTATTTATGCAATTACAGATAAAATAAAATGGCTTCGAGATAAAATTCAGCAGATTTTTATCTTTTGTTTCTTTATATACATGAGTTATGTAGGCTCAAATATTATACTGCTTCGTAACGATGTTGTACCTATAATAGTTTTTCTAATTTCTTTTTTCTTTTCGTACAATATTCTAAAACCCATAAGAATATATTGGATTTTTGTTGGTTTGGTCTTTACATTTCTAATCCTTACGGTGGCTTTTCAGCTAATTCCAATAAAATCTTCTATTTTACTGATTAATTTTTGCATTCTAATTTTCATCATAAACCAAGTAAAATATGCGGTTTTATTAAATAATCGTGACAATTTTAGATTTGCTAATGAAATTGTCCACAAAGGAAATTCACTTACAATTGCATCCAATCAGAACGGAGAAATTTTATTTTGCAGCGAAACAATTACTTCTATTTTGGGTTATCAGCCTGAAGAAGTTATGGGGATAAAATTCTGGGAATTAACTCAGGATTCTGAATTTTCGACAACATTAAACTCTGTAAAAAATGAAGAAGACAAGATTTACATCAGAAAATTGAAATGTAAAAATGGAGAGTTTAAATACATTCAATGGAAAGACAAAAAATTCTCAGAAGATTTAATTATAAGTATAGGTCAGGATGTTACAGAACAAATTCTTGTTCAAAATCAATACAAAAATCTAATCCAGACAGCAACCGATATCATTTTTGAGTTTGATACTGATGGTAATTTTACTTTCATAAATGAATTTGGAATTTCAATTTTAGGATATTCAGAAAATGAAATTATAAAGAAGCATTATTCAAGTTTTATTCAAGAGCAATATATTAAAAGTGCTGCAGATTTTTACTCCAATCTAGTTTTAAATGAAACTAATAACTCAGTAATAGAAATTCCTATTTTCAAGAAAAATGGAAAAGAAATGTGGATTTCTCAAAAAATTACTGTGCGAAGAAATGAATTCGGCCAATTTGCAGGTTTTTCTGGAATAGCAAGAGATATTACTGAAAAAAAGAACATCGAAAAGGAGAAAAAAAGACGACTTAAAAAAATTGAAGCTTACAATAATTCGACAAAAAAATTATCGACAACCGATTTCAGCAAATATGACAAATTAAATATTGTAATTAATCTGATTCTAAAAGAAGCTTCAACAATAAGCAATGCTAATCGCGTTAGTTTTTGGAAATATGATAGCGATTTAATTACTTGCCAAAACCTTTACAGTCTTGATAATCAAAATTTAAACGATAAAAATATTCTAAACAAAGAATCGTATCCAATATATTTTGAAACTTTAAACAACAAAGCCATCATTAATGCCCCAGACGTTTTCAATAAATTAGAAACTTCTGAATTTCAAAAATTATATTTTACGCAAAATAACATAAAGTCAATGTTAGATGTTCCAATTTTTCTAACGGGACAATTGGCTGGAGTTGTTTGTTTTGAAAGCACCGAAAAAAAACGAGAATGGGACAATGAAGACATCAATTATGCGAGAACAATTTCTGATGTAATTTCATTAGCAATTTCTTCGCAAATGAGATTGGAGGCCGAAAGAAAACTAGAATTCAAAAGTGATCTTTTATCTGCACTTTCATTATGCACAGAAAAATTTTTACTTAGCAAAACTACCGAACAGATGTTTCAGGAAACCTACAACATTATCGGAAGAGCTGCAAAAGTAGATCATATGTATTATTACGAAAAAGATCCAATTTATAATACTGTCTACCAAAAATACAAATGGTCTCGCGAAGGTGTCGCTCACCAGATTACGCCTTTGCGCCATATGACGGAAGAAAATTTAAAAGAAATTTACGACGCCGCTCAGCAAAAGAAAATTGTAAATACTTTGACAAGACAACTTAACGAAGGTTTCTTTAGAACGTTATTAATCAATAACGAAATTCAATCTATTTTAATTTTACCGCTTTACATCAATGATCTTTTTACTGGTTTTATTGGTTTTGATGATTGTTTTAATGAAAGAAAATGGTCTGAAGACGAAATCAATATTTTTCAGGTATTAGCCAATAATATTTCGTCTGCACTTGAAAGAAATCGTAACGAAAGTAAAATACTCGAAAGTGAAGAGAAATTTAAATTAATAGCCAACAATATTCCTGGAACGGTTTATCTATCAAAATTTGATGCTTTTTCTACCAAGATTTTCTTAAATGATGAAGTTCTAAATTTAACTGGATATTCAAAATCTGAATTTATAGAGAATAATTTGTCGTTTCTTTCTTTAATTCATCACGATGATAAAGAAGAAGTTATCAATAATCAAATTGATAATTTGCAAAACGGAATGCCATTGCATAATGTTTATCGAATTAAGCGAAAAACTGGAGAATATATTTGGATTGAAGAGTTTGGAGATGTTATAAAAAGAGATGATGAAATTGAATTTGTTGGCGGAATTTACTTTGATATTACTAACAAAAAAGAAATTGAAGATGCCATAAAAGCCAAACAATTGGCAGAAGCAGCCAGCAAATCTAAATCTGATTTCTTGGCAAATATGTCGCACGAAATTAGAACACCGCTAAACGGAATTATTGGTTTTACTCATTTATTGATGAAAACTGATTTGGAAGAAATTCAGGAAAAATACATGACAACGATAAATCAATCGGCGCATTCACTGCTTGAAATTGTAAATGATATTCTAGATTTCTCTAAAATCGAAGCAGGAAAATTAGAATTGTTTATCGATCTCTACGATATAAAAAAGGTCTTGGCGCAGGTTTTCGATTTAATTGTTTACGAGTCCAATCAAAAAAATCTGAGCTTGGAACTGAACATTGATACCGATGTTCCGAAATTCATTTGGACCGATATTGTTCGAATCAAACAAATCTTAATTAATCTACTTTCTAATGCGATAAAATTTACAACTGAAGGTTCTATCAAATTAAATGTTTCTGTTTTAGAAAAAAAGAAAAATAATTATCATCTAATTCGTTTTGCAGTAATTGACACTGGAATTGGAATTTTAGAAAAAAACCAAAAGAAAATTTTCAAAGCTTTTTCACAAGAAGATAGTTCTACAACGAGAAAATTCGGAGGAACTGGATTAGGATTGACAATTTCAAATCAGTTATTAGCTTTGATGGAAAGCCGATTACAGCTTGAAAGCAAAATAAATGAAGGAAGTACTTTCTTTTTTGATTTAAATCTAAAAACAAGCAATCAAAGTATTAATGATAAATACAATACTGAACTTAAAAGTTTAAATATCGAATTGGACTCTGAAAATATAGAGCGCGACGGCAATAAGATTACATTTTTGATTGTAGAAGATAATAAAGTAAATATGTTGCTTCTAAAAACGATTATTAAAAATCTTTACAACAATGCCTTTATATACGAATGTGAAAATGGATATGAAGCGATACAACAATTTGAAGAGATAAATCCGACGATAATTTTCATGGATATTCAAATGCCAATTATGAATGGTTACGAAACTGCGAAAGCCATCAGAAATAGTCCAAAAGGCCGTGATATTCCAATAATCGCAGTGACCGCTGGAACAGAAAAAGAGGAAAGAAATAAATGCATTTCTGCTGGAATGGACGATTATATTTCTAAACCAATCATGAAAGGAATTGTTGAAGAAGCATTAACAAAATGGCTAGGATAA
- a CDS encoding aldehyde dehydrogenase yields MDYKSDIGYRKETLKKLLYNIQKSEDLIIQALHDDFKKPEFEAVVTETHYVISELKDTIKNINSWAKPKRVFPSLINFPSSDYIYKEPYGNVLIIAPWNYPFQLALCPLIAAVAAGNRVTVKPSELTPHTSAIIAKIIEKTFHINHVEVFEGGVEVSNKLLAQRWDYIFFTGSVAVGKIIAKAAAENLTPITLELGGKNPCIVDETANLRLAAKRIVWGKFINAGQTCIAPDYILVQKNMKVNFITCLIEEIIKAYGKKIDKSPDFARIINTKNWYQLTNMIQNEHVLFGGESDANKLYIAPTLLEEPDLDSPVMKEEIFGPILPILTYENENDIENVVSRYEKPLSFYIFSENNSFVKKLISKYSFGGGCVNDTVIHFSNKRLPFGGVGHSGIGAYHGQRSFDTFSHHKPIVKKGNWLDLPMRYAPYKDKLASIKRILDWL; encoded by the coding sequence ATGGATTATAAAAGTGACATCGGGTATCGAAAAGAAACACTGAAAAAGTTATTATACAACATTCAGAAAAGTGAAGATTTAATAATTCAAGCTTTACATGATGATTTTAAAAAACCTGAGTTTGAAGCTGTTGTTACAGAAACTCATTATGTAATTTCAGAACTTAAAGACACTATCAAAAACATAAATTCTTGGGCGAAACCCAAACGTGTTTTTCCTTCACTTATAAATTTTCCTTCTAGCGATTATATTTACAAAGAACCTTACGGCAATGTCTTGATTATTGCACCTTGGAATTATCCTTTTCAACTGGCCTTATGCCCTTTGATTGCTGCAGTTGCCGCTGGAAACAGGGTTACAGTAAAACCATCAGAACTTACTCCTCACACTTCGGCAATTATTGCTAAAATTATAGAAAAAACTTTCCACATTAATCATGTTGAAGTTTTTGAAGGCGGCGTAGAAGTTTCAAATAAATTGTTGGCACAACGCTGGGATTATATATTTTTTACTGGAAGTGTTGCAGTTGGAAAAATAATTGCAAAAGCCGCAGCAGAAAACTTGACTCCAATAACTTTAGAATTAGGCGGAAAAAATCCATGTATAGTCGACGAAACTGCCAATTTAAGACTTGCTGCAAAACGTATTGTTTGGGGAAAATTTATTAATGCGGGCCAGACTTGCATTGCACCCGATTATATTTTGGTTCAAAAAAATATGAAAGTCAATTTTATTACCTGCCTAATTGAAGAAATCATTAAGGCTTATGGAAAAAAAATAGACAAATCTCCTGATTTTGCGCGCATTATTAATACCAAAAATTGGTATCAACTTACTAATATGATTCAAAATGAGCATGTTTTATTTGGAGGAGAAAGTGACGCTAATAAACTCTACATTGCGCCAACTTTATTAGAAGAACCTGATTTAGATAGTCCGGTTATGAAAGAAGAAATTTTCGGTCCGATACTCCCAATTCTTACATATGAAAATGAAAATGATATTGAAAATGTGGTGAGCCGTTATGAGAAACCTCTTTCATTTTATATTTTTAGTGAAAATAATTCATTTGTTAAGAAATTAATTTCAAAGTACTCTTTTGGAGGAGGATGCGTAAATGATACTGTAATTCATTTCTCAAATAAAAGACTTCCTTTTGGCGGTGTCGGTCATAGCGGAATTGGCGCATATCACGGCCAGCGTAGCTTTGATACTTTTTCTCATCACAAACCGATTGTCAAAAAAGGAAATTGGCTTGATTTGCCAATGCGATATGCTCCTTACAAAGATAAATTAGCTTCAATAAAACGCATTTTAGACTGGCTTTAA
- a CDS encoding RNA pseudouridine synthase: MKILSDKNNLQILHEDNHIIVVNKRVGDIVQGDKTGDKPLSDIVKEYIKAKYNKPGDVFLGVIHRLDRPTTGIVVFARTSKALSRMNELFSNRETQKTYWAVVKNKPKEAKAKLVHYLKRNEKNNTSKAHLKEVPDSKLASLDYTIIKELHNYTALEINLHTGRHHQIRAQLSAIGSPIKGDLKYGADRSNPDGGIHLHARKLTFVHPVSKENITIIAPTPEDPIWNAV; the protein is encoded by the coding sequence GTGAAAATACTATCTGATAAAAATAATTTGCAAATTCTTCACGAAGACAATCACATTATTGTGGTTAATAAACGTGTTGGCGATATTGTACAAGGAGATAAAACTGGCGATAAACCTCTTTCTGATATTGTAAAAGAATATATTAAAGCTAAATACAACAAACCTGGAGATGTTTTTTTGGGTGTAATCCATCGTTTGGATCGTCCAACAACTGGAATTGTAGTTTTTGCGAGAACTAGTAAAGCGCTTTCGCGAATGAACGAATTGTTTAGCAATCGCGAAACACAAAAAACATATTGGGCGGTTGTCAAAAATAAACCAAAAGAAGCGAAAGCAAAATTGGTTCATTATTTAAAAAGAAACGAAAAAAACAATACTTCAAAGGCACATTTAAAAGAAGTTCCTGACAGCAAATTAGCAAGTTTAGATTATACCATAATCAAAGAACTTCATAATTATACGGCGTTGGAAATCAACCTGCATACTGGACGTCATCATCAAATTCGTGCACAATTATCTGCTATTGGATCTCCAATAAAAGGCGATTTAAAATATGGCGCAGACAGAAGTAATCCTGACGGCGGTATTCATCTTCATGCCAGAAAACTAACTTTTGTTCATCCGGTTTCAAAAGAAAACATTACAATTATCGCTCCAACTCCAGAAGATCCGATTTGGAATGCTGTATGA
- the panB gene encoding 3-methyl-2-oxobutanoate hydroxymethyltransferase: MSVAKKDYKRITTKSLIEMKSNGEKISMLTAYDYTMAKIVDTAGVDVILVGDSASNVMAGHETTLPITLDQMIYHASSVVRAVERALVVVDLPFGSYQSDPKEALRSSIRIMKESGGHAVKLEGGKEIKESIKKILHAGIPVMGHLGLTPQSIYKFGTYSVRAKEEEEAEKLIEDAQMLEKIGCFAVVLEKIPAELAKKVADSISIPVIGIGAGGGVDGQVLVIHDMLGMNNEFSPRFLRRYLNLYEEMTKAIGQYAADVKSSDFPNEKEQY, from the coding sequence ATGTCAGTAGCTAAGAAAGATTATAAAAGAATCACAACAAAGTCATTAATTGAAATGAAAAGCAACGGAGAAAAAATCTCTATGCTTACCGCTTACGATTATACAATGGCAAAAATCGTTGACACTGCGGGTGTTGATGTAATTTTAGTTGGCGATTCAGCATCAAATGTTATGGCAGGTCACGAAACAACACTGCCAATTACGCTAGATCAAATGATCTATCATGCTTCGTCTGTAGTTCGTGCTGTCGAAAGAGCTTTAGTGGTTGTAGATTTACCTTTTGGAAGTTACCAATCTGATCCTAAAGAAGCTTTACGTTCTTCTATCAGAATTATGAAAGAAAGCGGTGGACACGCAGTAAAATTAGAAGGCGGAAAAGAAATTAAAGAATCGATTAAAAAAATATTACACGCTGGAATTCCAGTAATGGGGCATTTGGGTTTAACACCGCAATCTATCTACAAATTCGGAACTTACAGCGTTCGTGCAAAAGAGGAAGAAGAAGCAGAAAAATTGATTGAAGATGCTCAAATGTTGGAAAAAATTGGCTGTTTTGCTGTTGTTTTAGAAAAAATTCCAGCAGAACTTGCAAAAAAAGTTGCTGATAGTATTTCGATTCCTGTTATCGGTATCGGTGCTGGAGGCGGTGTTGATGGTCAGGTTTTAGTTATTCACGATATGCTTGGAATGAATAATGAATTCAGTCCGCGTTTCTTACGTCGTTACTTAAATCTTTATGAAGAAATGACAAAAGCAATTGGTCAATATGCGGCTGATGTTAAATCTAGTGATTTCCCGAACGAAAAGGAACAATATTAA
- a CDS encoding L-serine ammonia-lyase, with the protein MEECISVFDMLKIGVGPSSSHTLGPWRAAERFLEELKDEAILDNITRVKVDLYGSLSLTGKGHATDLAVMLGLSGQDPEYIPVEDIAGIIKKIETTNEINLGNQKMIPFYFLQDIVFNKDFLPFHANGLKFTAYKSDDSEYESTFYSIGGGFVVKEERTNAKLKEEIKCAFPYPVQNAAELLNYTISENKSISEIVYENEISMRPEAEVHSELMRIWNTMLECMYIGCHSEGILPGGLHVRRRAFDMHQNLIGLSNYNDPQSWLQEIRKTEVKFRQILKWVSCFALAVNEVNASLGRVVTAPTNGSSGVIPAVLMYYMVIENHDAGEKEIKQFLMVAGEIGSIFKKGSTISAAMGGCQAEIGVSSSMAAAALCELMGGTPAQVLMAAEIAMEHHLGLTCDPIGGLVQIPCIERNTMGAIKAINAAELALETDSKNAKVPLDKVINTMWETAKDMNSKYKETSEGGLAIAVNMADC; encoded by the coding sequence ATGGAAGAATGTATCTCTGTTTTTGATATGCTTAAAATTGGCGTTGGTCCTTCAAGTTCACATACTTTAGGACCTTGGCGTGCTGCCGAACGCTTTTTGGAAGAGCTAAAAGACGAAGCAATTTTAGACAATATTACGCGAGTAAAAGTCGATTTATACGGATCTCTTTCTCTCACTGGAAAAGGGCACGCAACCGATCTTGCCGTTATGCTGGGTTTAAGCGGGCAAGATCCTGAATATATTCCTGTTGAAGATATTGCAGGAATTATCAAAAAGATTGAAACTACTAATGAAATCAATTTGGGAAACCAAAAAATGATTCCGTTTTACTTTCTTCAAGACATTGTTTTCAACAAAGACTTTCTTCCTTTCCATGCAAATGGATTGAAATTTACAGCTTATAAATCAGACGATTCTGAATACGAATCTACTTTTTATTCTATAGGCGGCGGATTTGTGGTGAAAGAAGAACGCACAAATGCCAAATTAAAAGAAGAAATAAAATGTGCCTTTCCTTATCCGGTTCAAAATGCGGCGGAGTTATTGAATTATACCATTTCTGAAAACAAATCGATTTCTGAAATTGTATATGAAAATGAAATCTCAATGCGTCCAGAAGCGGAAGTTCATTCTGAATTAATGCGTATTTGGAATACGATGTTAGAATGCATGTATATCGGTTGTCATTCTGAAGGAATTCTTCCTGGCGGACTTCACGTGCGTAGAAGAGCTTTTGATATGCACCAAAACCTAATCGGATTATCAAATTATAACGATCCTCAAAGCTGGCTTCAAGAAATTAGAAAAACCGAAGTTAAATTTCGCCAGATTTTAAAATGGGTTAGCTGTTTTGCACTTGCCGTGAATGAAGTAAATGCTTCTTTAGGTCGCGTTGTTACAGCTCCAACAAACGGAAGTTCGGGCGTAATTCCGGCCGTTTTGATGTATTATATGGTAATTGAAAACCATGATGCAGGCGAAAAAGAAATCAAACAATTCTTGATGGTCGCGGGCGAAATTGGAAGTATTTTCAAAAAAGGCTCCACTATTTCTGCTGCAATGGGCGGATGTCAGGCAGAAATCGGCGTTTCGTCATCAATGGCAGCGGCTGCACTTTGCGAATTAATGGGCGGAACTCCAGCTCAGGTTCTTATGGCGGCAGAAATTGCAATGGAACATCATTTAGGTTTAACTTGTGATCCTATTGGCGGTTTGGTTCAAATTCCTTGTATTGAAAGAAATACGATGGGCGCAATAAAAGCGATTAATGCCGCGGAATTGGCTTTAGAAACTGATTCTAAAAATGCTAAAGTACCTTTAGACAAAGTAATTAATACAATGTGGGAAACGGCAAAAGATATGAATTCTAAATATAAAGAAACCTCAGAAGGCGGACTTGCAATTGCCGTAAATATGGCGGATTGTTAA